In the genome of Spirochaetia bacterium, one region contains:
- the rmuC gene encoding DNA recombination protein RmuC, with protein MDGMEIMSVVFFCIILLILILVVRLSLRGKSHEEIQLLLKENSQTRTELRQMLESQRTALATQVSDLENRLSGTLVQVEGKNDKLADTVALQLEKIRIDNQTQLDEMRRTVDARLTTTLDSRLGESFKIVSNQLEVVNRSLKEMQSLADGVGDLSRLLGNIKTRGSWGELQAQNLLDEVFVSTQYEKNVETRKGSGQRVEFALKLPGEKDIPVYLPIDAKFPREDYERLQQSLETGDQEGCRVARVALARRMKEEAKKINGKYLDPPATTDFAIMYLPIEGLYAEVLNIPGLVDDLQRDFKVVPSGPTTFLALLNSLQMGFRTLAIEKRSEEVWKVLSSVKSEFSKFGEQVEKVQQKLVAASGSVEQLGRRTRVMNSRLKDVELLDEAGDNEPAEVQ; from the coding sequence ATGGATGGCATGGAAATCATGTCTGTTGTCTTTTTCTGTATCATATTGTTGATCTTGATCCTTGTGGTCCGGCTTTCTTTGCGCGGGAAGAGCCATGAAGAAATCCAGCTCCTTCTGAAGGAAAATTCCCAGACGAGGACAGAACTCCGTCAGATGCTTGAATCCCAACGTACAGCCCTTGCTACACAGGTAAGTGATTTGGAAAATCGTCTTTCTGGTACCCTTGTACAGGTAGAAGGAAAGAATGACAAACTTGCTGATACTGTTGCCTTGCAGCTTGAAAAAATCCGCATTGACAACCAGACGCAATTGGATGAAATGCGCAGGACTGTCGATGCCAGATTGACTACCACTCTTGATTCCCGGTTAGGTGAATCATTCAAGATCGTCAGTAACCAACTGGAAGTGGTCAACCGTTCCTTGAAAGAAATGCAGAGCTTGGCCGATGGCGTGGGCGATCTGTCCCGGTTGCTCGGAAATATCAAAACCAGAGGTAGCTGGGGAGAACTCCAGGCACAGAATCTGCTTGATGAGGTTTTTGTTTCTACGCAGTATGAAAAAAACGTAGAAACAAGGAAAGGCAGTGGGCAACGTGTTGAATTTGCCCTGAAACTTCCCGGAGAAAAGGATATACCTGTTTATCTTCCTATTGATGCCAAATTTCCAAGGGAAGATTACGAAAGGCTACAGCAGTCGTTGGAAACAGGCGATCAGGAGGGTTGCCGTGTTGCCAGGGTCGCTCTTGCAAGACGTATGAAGGAAGAAGCGAAAAAAATCAACGGCAAATATCTTGACCCTCCTGCTACTACGGATTTTGCAATAATGTATCTACCTATAGAAGGCCTTTATGCCGAAGTGCTGAATATCCCGGGATTGGTTGATGACCTGCAGAGGGATTTCAAAGTCGTACCAAGTGGCCCTACTACTTTTCTGGCTCTGTTGAATAGCCTGCAGATGGGATTCCGTACCTTGGCCATAGAAAAACGCAGTGAAGAAGTCTGGAAGGTACTTTCTTCGGTCAAGAGTGAATTCTCCAAGTTCGGAGAACAAGTTGAAAAAGTCCAGCAGAAACTTGTTGCAGCGTCCGGAAGTGTTGAACAGCTCGGTAGGAGAACAAGGGTCATGAACAGTAGGCTGAAGGATGTGGAGCTGCTGGATGAAGCTGGAGACAATGAACCTGCAGAGGTACAGTAA
- the iolG gene encoding inositol 2-dehydrogenase → MNKINIGVIGAGRIGKVHIHNITSSIPAMHIKTVVDPYITDTSRSFIKQCGIPNISEDPKDIFNDPEINAVLICSSTDTHAQFIIDAAKAKKNIFCEKPIAYDLEKVKQAIAEAEKAKVKLQIGFCRRFDHNHRAVHDIVEKGQIGKVQVIRITSRDPEPPAIEYVKASGGIFYDMMIHDFDMARFLAGSEAKEVYADGAVLIDSAIGEAGDVDTAAAMVRFENGVIAIIDNSRKAVYGYDQRVEVLGSEGMAYDTNDLPDTAVVSKGKATLCEHTYTVMWDRYAAAFVEEMKAFATALINGTEVPVPGEEGLYPILMATAANRSLKEHRPVKISEVEE, encoded by the coding sequence ATGAATAAAATAAATATCGGAGTAATCGGTGCGGGAAGAATTGGAAAAGTGCATATACACAATATTACATCTTCAATTCCAGCAATGCACATAAAGACTGTTGTAGACCCATATATTACTGATACATCACGCAGCTTCATCAAACAATGCGGAATTCCAAACATTTCCGAAGATCCTAAAGACATATTCAATGATCCTGAAATAAATGCAGTCCTGATCTGTTCATCTACCGATACTCATGCACAGTTTATTATTGACGCTGCAAAGGCAAAAAAGAACATTTTCTGCGAAAAGCCAATAGCCTATGATCTGGAAAAGGTCAAGCAAGCCATTGCAGAGGCAGAGAAGGCAAAAGTAAAACTTCAGATAGGGTTCTGCAGAAGATTTGACCATAACCACAGGGCAGTCCATGACATCGTGGAAAAAGGGCAGATAGGCAAGGTACAGGTCATAAGGATTACCTCAAGGGATCCTGAACCTCCTGCCATCGAATATGTAAAAGCATCCGGAGGAATCTTTTATGATATGATGATCCATGATTTCGACATGGCCCGTTTCCTAGCAGGAAGCGAAGCAAAGGAAGTCTATGCTGACGGAGCTGTACTGATAGATTCCGCAATTGGAGAAGCGGGAGATGTCGATACTGCCGCCGCAATGGTCAGATTTGAAAATGGCGTAATCGCTATAATTGACAACAGTAGGAAGGCTGTCTATGGTTATGACCAACGGGTAGAAGTACTTGGATCGGAAGGCATGGCATACGATACGAACGACCTTCCCGATACGGCAGTTGTGTCCAAAGGAAAAGCGACACTGTGTGAGCATACATATACGGTCATGTGGGATCGTTACGCAGCTGCTTTCGTAGAAGAAATGAAAGCTTTTGCCACTGCACTTATCAATGGTACGGAAGTTCCGGTCCCAGGGGAAGAAGGTCTTTATCCCATACTGATGGCTACAGCTGCAAACAGGTCTCTGAAAGAACACAGGCCTGTGAAAATATCGGAGGTTGAAGAATGA
- a CDS encoding AraC family transcriptional regulator, with protein sequence MDRKEINYRSAPDRINLVLNLNTCGTSIISTEQKKNLSYYGLYMVDKGKGMLKTNTVSFPLSEETIFIVFPLSETNIIPDADNPLSLSWVGFSGYMIEHYLLRGGITPVYPISYDTSDHKIRMHFGEINAAAHKPANRYCTMVSNLYAIFALLLDNCYKTTYPEKYSDNYFFIKALEYIEIYYRTNVSIENLADNIGISRKHLYLIFKHAISIPPKNYLIFFRLDKAASLLEGRNLSVEEISQMVGYATPNYFAKEFKRITGFSPTTYKEKIRKKEISPYCSPIGEISSQILSKQE encoded by the coding sequence ATGGATAGGAAAGAAATAAATTACAGAAGCGCTCCTGACCGCATAAATCTGGTCCTGAACCTGAATACATGCGGGACTTCAATCATCTCTACTGAACAGAAGAAAAATCTTTCTTATTATGGTCTGTATATGGTAGACAAGGGAAAGGGCATGCTCAAGACAAACACAGTTTCCTTTCCCCTTTCTGAAGAAACCATCTTCATTGTTTTTCCGCTCTCCGAAACAAACATCATTCCTGATGCCGACAATCCACTTTCTCTCTCTTGGGTCGGTTTTTCCGGTTATATGATCGAACATTACCTGCTGCGCGGCGGCATAACGCCTGTTTACCCCATTTCATATGATACATCAGATCACAAAATCAGGATGCATTTCGGGGAAATCAATGCAGCAGCTCACAAACCAGCAAACCGATATTGCACGATGGTCTCAAACCTTTATGCAATCTTTGCATTGTTACTTGACAACTGTTACAAAACAACGTATCCGGAAAAATACTCAGACAATTATTTTTTCATCAAGGCATTGGAATACATTGAAATATACTACAGAACAAATGTCTCAATAGAAAACCTTGCAGACAATATCGGCATCAGCCGAAAACATCTATATCTGATTTTCAAGCATGCCATCTCAATTCCGCCGAAAAATTATTTGATTTTTTTCAGACTGGACAAAGCTGCATCCCTACTGGAAGGAAGGAACCTTTCAGTGGAAGAAATCTCCCAGATGGTCGGATACGCAACTCCCAATTATTTTGCAAAAGAATTCAAAAGAATCACTGGTTTTTCTCCGACAACCTATAAAGAAAAGATCAGAAAGAAAGAAATATCTCCCTATTGTTCGCCTATCGGAGAAATAAGCAGCCAGATCCTATCAAAACAGGAGTAA
- a CDS encoding IS110 family transposase gives MANGMEEGTERLDVGVDLHKTQVTVCVLADGDEERPVEEKAYVTRGHDGLGQLAARLHGLQEAYGCPVRLAVETTGNARYFKNRFEKEGFAVTVVNTNRFKVISESTSKNDRNDARTLAYYLYKDMLPQSHLCDQQSEEARRLLKARSILVSTQVKVKNQVHGMMLGYGVDTRHSQLQSKRKRQGLLKDLEDHGFTQTAAASLKLLFGIIDDLAEQIKAVEKQLAETAGENEDVALLRTVPGIGAVTAMTIAAYAGDLQGRFGGDFRKFASYAGLVPSVHNSNDTVLLGRITKHGPQMLRTALVQATMGMLRLSKKTGSWRLMVAYRRMKETKGSGKSIIATTRKLARVIFAILNSRRPFDESLMVREVGGSLSAEEVIGA, from the coding sequence ATGGCAAACGGCATGGAAGAAGGGACGGAGAGGCTGGACGTAGGCGTGGACCTGCACAAGACGCAGGTGACGGTATGCGTCCTTGCGGACGGAGACGAGGAAAGGCCCGTGGAGGAGAAGGCATACGTCACCAGGGGGCATGACGGGCTGGGACAGCTGGCAGCGAGGCTGCATGGCCTGCAGGAGGCATACGGCTGCCCGGTACGGCTTGCCGTGGAGACGACGGGCAACGCCCGGTACTTCAAGAACAGGTTCGAGAAGGAAGGCTTTGCCGTGACGGTGGTGAACACGAACAGGTTCAAGGTCATCAGCGAGAGCACGAGCAAGAACGACAGGAACGACGCGAGGACGCTGGCCTACTACCTGTACAAGGACATGCTCCCGCAGAGCCACCTGTGCGACCAGCAGAGCGAGGAGGCCAGGCGGCTGCTGAAGGCCAGGAGCATCCTGGTGAGCACGCAGGTGAAGGTGAAGAACCAGGTCCACGGGATGATGCTCGGCTACGGGGTCGACACGAGGCACAGCCAGCTGCAGAGCAAGAGGAAGCGGCAGGGACTGCTGAAAGATCTCGAAGACCATGGATTCACGCAGACCGCCGCCGCTTCGCTCAAGCTTCTGTTCGGCATTATAGACGACCTGGCGGAGCAAATCAAGGCAGTGGAGAAGCAGCTGGCCGAGACGGCCGGGGAGAACGAGGACGTGGCGCTGCTCAGGACGGTGCCGGGGATCGGCGCGGTCACGGCGATGACGATTGCGGCCTATGCGGGTGACCTGCAGGGACGGTTCGGGGGAGACTTCAGGAAGTTTGCCTCGTATGCGGGGCTGGTGCCGTCGGTACACAACTCGAACGACACGGTCCTGCTGGGGAGGATAACGAAGCACGGGCCGCAGATGCTGCGCACGGCGCTGGTACAGGCGACGATGGGGATGCTGCGGCTGTCCAAGAAGACGGGCAGCTGGCGGCTGATGGTGGCTTACCGAAGGATGAAGGAAACGAAGGGGTCGGGGAAGTCCATCATAGCCACGACGCGTAAGCTGGCGAGGGTCATCTTTGCGATCCTGAACAGCAGGAGGCCGTTCGACGAATCCCTGATGGTAAGGGAAGTCGGGGGGTCACTGAGTGCGGAGGAGGTCATAGGGGCCTAA
- a CDS encoding ABC transporter permease: MYGQLHGKPLVMVFFSTLFSLVIGLPLGVLLCITAPEQQGGIIPHAILNNVLGRIVNVLRSFPFIILMILLFPLSRLILGTSIGTRAAIVPLSIAAAPFVARVIESALKEVDPGMVQAAKAMGSTNMQIIVKVLLPEAMPSLVAGITLTIINLIGYSAMAGAIGAGGLGDLAIRYGYQRFRADVLLVSVIVILVMVEACQVVGDYLVARLMAKR; encoded by the coding sequence TTGTATGGACAGCTACATGGGAAACCTTTGGTCATGGTTTTCTTTTCTACTCTTTTTTCTCTTGTGATTGGTCTTCCTTTGGGTGTCTTGCTTTGCATTACTGCTCCAGAGCAACAGGGAGGCATTATTCCGCATGCCATACTCAACAATGTATTGGGACGGATTGTAAATGTACTCCGTTCCTTTCCTTTCATAATATTGATGATTCTGCTTTTTCCTCTTTCCCGTCTTATTTTGGGGACTTCAATCGGGACAAGAGCTGCAATCGTACCTTTGAGCATTGCTGCTGCTCCTTTCGTTGCCCGTGTCATTGAGTCTGCCCTCAAAGAAGTTGACCCGGGCATGGTGCAGGCTGCAAAAGCCATGGGATCGACAAATATGCAGATTATTGTCAAGGTCTTGTTGCCTGAAGCAATGCCGTCGTTGGTCGCCGGCATTACGCTTACCATTATCAATCTGATAGGCTATTCAGCTATGGCCGGAGCCATCGGGGCAGGCGGTTTGGGTGATTTGGCAATCCGCTATGGCTACCAGCGGTTCCGTGCCGATGTCCTGTTGGTCTCGGTCATTGTCATTTTGGTGATGGTTGAAGCCTGCCAAGTAGTCGGAGATTATCTGGTAGCTCGGTTGATGGCGAAAAGATAG
- a CDS encoding methionine ABC transporter ATP-binding protein, whose protein sequence is MQISLHNLKRIYGDLHAVDGVSLEIPSNTVFGIIGKSGAGKSTLVRLISMLERPDEGQVYYDARRVDDLPKQQLLSQRRHIGMIFQNFNLFSSRTAGGNIAYPMEIQGMGKERIRARVKELLELVELSGREDAPISTLSGGQKQRIAIARALSINPDILFCDEATSALDPQTTHSILQLIKDIQQKMSLTVVMITHQMEVVRDACEKVAVLDNGKVVELGDVVDIFSNPKTEVTKDFLAHLSNNQQDLIRWGEGGAFTLRFQGKLTDEPVLSRITKKVDVAFNILAGGVQNVGSSHVGTMICDIEGSTENVHKAVEALRKEGIIVEEEKK, encoded by the coding sequence ATGCAGATATCCTTGCATAACCTGAAGCGAATTTATGGAGATTTACACGCTGTAGATGGTGTGTCTCTTGAAATTCCAAGCAACACGGTCTTTGGAATCATCGGGAAAAGTGGTGCCGGTAAATCTACCTTGGTCCGATTGATAAGTATGCTGGAACGCCCTGATGAAGGTCAGGTATACTATGATGCAAGGCGTGTAGACGATTTACCTAAACAGCAACTGCTGTCCCAACGGCGTCATATCGGTATGATATTTCAGAATTTCAATTTATTTTCTTCACGGACGGCTGGTGGAAATATTGCCTATCCTATGGAAATCCAAGGAATGGGCAAGGAAAGGATTCGTGCCCGAGTCAAGGAACTGTTGGAATTGGTTGAACTCTCAGGAAGGGAAGATGCACCGATAAGTACCCTTTCCGGCGGGCAAAAGCAGCGGATTGCCATTGCCAGGGCACTTTCCATAAATCCAGATATATTGTTTTGTGATGAGGCGACCAGTGCCCTTGACCCTCAGACTACCCATTCAATATTGCAGCTGATCAAGGACATACAGCAAAAAATGTCCCTTACTGTCGTGATGATTACCCATCAGATGGAAGTAGTACGGGATGCCTGTGAAAAAGTTGCTGTCCTGGACAATGGCAAAGTTGTGGAACTTGGAGACGTCGTTGATATTTTTTCCAATCCGAAAACCGAAGTTACTAAAGATTTCCTTGCCCATCTTTCCAACAATCAGCAAGATTTGATCCGATGGGGAGAAGGCGGAGCTTTTACGCTTCGTTTCCAAGGAAAACTTACAGATGAACCGGTACTTTCAAGAATAACAAAAAAAGTTGATGTTGCATTCAATATACTTGCAGGTGGCGTACAGAATGTCGGCAGTAGCCATGTCGGCACCATGATCTGTGATATTGAGGGAAGTACGGAGAATGTCCACAAGGCTGTTGAAGCACTGCGGAAAGAAGGAATCATCGTAGAGGAGGAAAAGAAATGA
- a CDS encoding sugar ABC transporter substrate-binding protein — translation MKRTIGLLLPLLLLSSAFAFANGEAESKQTDTKKQIHIAVVLKTLSEEHWQKVAAGCREAAAKAGAEVDILAPPQEDNIIQQINMVEDSLATHPDALIVAPSQPKTAKTVISKAKKSGIPVIIIDTPMPDDFKDYDTFIGTANYDAGCKGAQFMIDNWNKPTANVVIMEGTPGNPSCGDRAKGASTIYTAKGYKIVAYQPGYSDKEKAFNTMQNILEKTPDVDIVFCANDNMALGAARACIQAGCKARVMGFDGEKQGIQAVADGTLYADVAQRANKMGTLAVEAAIKLLNGQTVDKTVNSGIDILTKNNVQTLISKAK, via the coding sequence ATGAAAAGGACTATAGGGTTGCTTTTGCCTTTGCTACTGCTCTCTTCTGCCTTTGCTTTTGCCAACGGAGAAGCAGAAAGCAAGCAGACAGACACAAAAAAGCAAATACACATTGCCGTAGTGCTGAAGACACTGAGTGAGGAACATTGGCAAAAGGTAGCTGCCGGATGCAGGGAAGCTGCGGCAAAGGCAGGAGCAGAAGTAGATATACTCGCTCCACCACAGGAAGACAATATCATACAGCAGATCAACATGGTTGAAGACTCACTGGCCACGCATCCTGATGCTTTGATCGTCGCTCCATCACAGCCGAAGACAGCAAAGACTGTAATCTCGAAAGCAAAGAAAAGCGGCATCCCAGTTATCATCATCGATACACCCATGCCGGATGATTTCAAAGATTACGACACGTTCATCGGTACGGCAAACTATGATGCGGGATGCAAGGGAGCGCAGTTCATGATTGACAATTGGAACAAACCTACTGCCAACGTCGTCATCATGGAAGGAACACCAGGTAATCCTTCATGTGGAGACAGAGCCAAGGGAGCCAGTACTATCTATACGGCAAAAGGTTATAAGATAGTTGCGTATCAACCTGGATATTCTGACAAGGAAAAGGCATTCAACACCATGCAGAATATCCTTGAAAAAACCCCTGATGTCGATATTGTATTCTGCGCAAATGACAACATGGCACTCGGTGCTGCCAGGGCCTGCATCCAAGCCGGATGCAAAGCTAGGGTCATGGGCTTTGACGGAGAAAAACAAGGTATCCAGGCAGTAGCAGACGGAACTCTTTATGCAGATGTTGCACAGCGTGCAAATAAAATGGGAACGCTTGCCGTAGAAGCTGCAATCAAATTACTTAATGGACAAACAGTCGATAAAACTGTCAATTCAGGCATCGATATACTGACAAAGAACAATGTACAGACTTTGATCAGTAAAGCAAAATAG
- a CDS encoding TetR/AcrR family transcriptional regulator, translating to MPKKIDHEERKEMILAMALKVFAEEGYKDSNLSLIAQRCGISRPTIYQYFRDKKEIYYYAVKLVTGRMFAKYVEHAWDNTDNVLDKINWICGDIIDTGLVHSAELISLVDVMLDMRKEGQDFNAIILRRTAKLNILFKRLLRYGIQNGDLKPDCDINMVTDHLVLLIESFCIELAFLELPNADKNKELIHTYLEFFKNTDRHGK from the coding sequence ATGCCGAAGAAGATAGATCATGAAGAAAGAAAAGAAATGATCCTGGCAATGGCCCTGAAGGTTTTTGCAGAAGAGGGGTATAAAGATTCGAATCTTTCATTGATTGCGCAACGTTGTGGCATTTCACGTCCTACTATCTATCAGTATTTCAGGGACAAGAAAGAGATCTACTACTATGCAGTAAAGCTGGTAACCGGCCGTATGTTTGCAAAATATGTCGAACATGCCTGGGATAATACTGACAATGTATTGGATAAGATCAACTGGATCTGCGGAGATATCATCGACACTGGTCTTGTACATAGTGCGGAATTGATTTCCTTGGTTGATGTCATGCTTGATATGCGCAAGGAAGGGCAGGATTTCAATGCCATCATCCTTCGACGTACTGCAAAACTCAATATTCTGTTCAAGCGGCTTTTGAGGTATGGTATACAGAACGGAGATCTGAAACCTGATTGTGACATCAATATGGTTACTGACCATCTTGTCCTGCTCATTGAGTCTTTCTGTATTGAGCTTGCTTTTCTGGAGTTGCCGAATGCTGATAAGAACAAAGAACTGATTCATACGTATCTTGAATTCTTCAAGAACACTGACCGTCACGGGAAATAA
- a CDS encoding TIM barrel protein, which translates to MSLEKCACIDTLYTEIPFEKRFSAAAKDGFAAIEFWDWRNKNPQELKELAEAAGVAINGFNGDADYSLVDPTHFDKYLEYLRQSVDFACQCKASAVTIHSNALGEGGFVVNHYDDLSDTVKLCSMYRTLEKCAEIAESSGISMNLEALNVKVDHVGNFLKHTQMAAEIIRLIGSNKLHILYDVYHMQLNEGCLCDTISTYCDTIGHIHIADAPGRHEPGTGEINYGAIVSTLEANGYRGRLGFELFPKADTASAVRAIMKYC; encoded by the coding sequence ATGAGTCTGGAAAAATGTGCATGCATTGATACCCTTTATACGGAAATTCCCTTTGAAAAAAGGTTCTCGGCAGCAGCAAAAGATGGATTTGCGGCCATTGAATTCTGGGATTGGAGAAACAAGAATCCACAGGAATTAAAGGAACTGGCCGAAGCTGCCGGAGTTGCAATCAACGGCTTCAATGGAGATGCTGACTATTCCTTGGTCGATCCTACACATTTCGATAAATACCTGGAATATCTCAGGCAATCAGTCGATTTTGCCTGTCAGTGTAAAGCTAGTGCGGTAACTATACATTCCAATGCTTTGGGAGAAGGTGGATTTGTGGTCAACCATTACGATGACCTCTCTGATACCGTCAAACTTTGCTCAATGTACCGAACGCTGGAGAAATGTGCTGAAATTGCCGAAAGTTCCGGCATATCAATGAACCTAGAAGCCCTTAATGTCAAAGTCGATCATGTTGGTAATTTTCTCAAGCATACTCAGATGGCAGCAGAAATCATCAGGCTTATAGGATCAAACAAATTGCATATTCTCTATGATGTCTACCACATGCAGTTGAATGAAGGTTGTCTGTGTGACACCATCAGTACCTACTGTGATACCATCGGGCATATTCATATTGCGGATGCCCCAGGCAGACATGAACCGGGGACAGGTGAAATCAACTATGGTGCGATAGTCAGCACGCTGGAGGCAAACGGCTATCGAGGACGGTTGGGATTTGAGCTTTTCCCTAAGGCCGACACAGCATCTGCAGTACGGGCCATTATGAAATACTGCTAA
- the argF gene encoding ornithine carbamoyltransferase, with the protein MNNEICLKGRSYLSLKDYTTEEILYLLDLAKELKDKKKGKKFDSRLKGKLLKGKNIVLIFDKTSTRTRCSFEVAAYDEGAHVTFLTNSQMGKKESIEDTARVLGRLYDGIEYRGYSMELVKNLYVYSGIPVWNGLTDDDHPTQVLADFLTAHEHCGKKYSKMKMAYVGDGRNNVSNALMIGAAKVGMDFSIATPNALQPDASLLAEMTEVAQKTGSTISVTADPMEAVKDADVIYTDIWVSMGEEDKMKERIKLLKPYQVTMKLLEASGNEKVLFEHCLPSFHDTNTQIGKMVADTYGLKEMEVTDEVFRSRHSVVFDEAENRMHTIKAVMVATMSDKLYR; encoded by the coding sequence ATGAATAATGAGATTTGTTTGAAAGGAAGGAGCTATTTGTCCCTGAAGGACTACACGACTGAAGAAATACTTTATCTTCTTGATTTGGCAAAAGAACTGAAAGACAAGAAGAAAGGAAAGAAATTCGACAGCAGGTTGAAGGGAAAGCTTCTGAAGGGCAAGAATATCGTACTTATCTTTGACAAGACTTCTACCAGAACTCGCTGTTCCTTTGAAGTGGCTGCCTATGATGAAGGAGCCCACGTAACTTTTTTGACGAACAGCCAGATGGGCAAAAAAGAATCTATTGAAGATACTGCAAGGGTACTGGGAAGACTCTATGATGGTATTGAATACAGGGGGTACAGCATGGAGCTGGTCAAGAACCTGTATGTGTATAGCGGTATTCCTGTCTGGAATGGCCTTACTGATGATGATCATCCGACCCAAGTCCTGGCGGATTTTCTGACGGCCCATGAACATTGTGGCAAAAAATACTCCAAGATGAAGATGGCCTATGTCGGAGACGGAAGAAACAATGTGTCCAATGCTCTGATGATCGGTGCAGCAAAAGTAGGCATGGATTTCAGCATTGCGACTCCGAATGCTTTGCAACCTGATGCTAGTCTGCTTGCTGAGATGACCGAGGTGGCACAGAAAACCGGATCGACGATTTCGGTAACTGCAGATCCTATGGAAGCCGTCAAGGATGCGGATGTCATCTATACTGATATCTGGGTTTCAATGGGAGAAGAAGACAAGATGAAGGAAAGGATCAAATTGCTCAAGCCTTATCAAGTAACCATGAAGTTGCTTGAAGCCAGTGGGAATGAGAAAGTCCTTTTTGAGCATTGCTTGCCTTCTTTCCATGATACAAATACCCAAATTGGAAAAATGGTTGCAGACACGTATGGATTGAAGGAAATGGAAGTCACCGATGAAGTTTTCCGGTCAAGACATTCCGTAGTCTTTGATGAAGCAGAGAACCGTATGCATACCATCAAAGCTGTCATGGTTGCAACGATGAGTGACAAACTATACAGATAG